From the Xylella fastidiosa genome, the window GACCTCCGCTAACATTATTGAAGACCAAATCGCTCGTGTGCGTGAACGTGTCGGTTGCGATGAAGTCATTCTCGGCCTGTCTGGTGGCGTTGATTCTTCCGTCGTCGCCGCACTTTTACACAAAGCCATTGGCAGCCAACTGACGTGTGTATTTGTTGATACTGGCATGCTTCGCTGGGGAGAAGGCGACCAAGTGATGGCCATGTTTGCGGAACATATGGGCGTCAACGTGGTACGTATCAATGCGGCATCGCGTTACTTCGACGCACTGCAAGGTGTCTACGACCCAGAAGCCAAACGCAAAATCATCGGCAACCTGTTCATCCAGATATTCGAGGAAGAGGCCAGCAAACGAAAGCAGGCCAAATGGTTGGCCCAAGGCACGATTTATCCTGATGTGATCGAATCGGCCGGCAGCAAAACCGGCAAAGCCCACGTAATCAAAAGCCATCACAACGTCGGCGGCTTGCCGGAGCAGATGACCCTGGGTATGGTCGAACCATTACGTGAATTGTTCAAAGATGAAGTGCGCCGCCTTGGCGTTGCACTGGGCCTGCCCCATGCCATGGTATATCGCCATCCATTCCCAGGACCTGGCTTGGGCGTGCGTATCCTTGGTGAAGTCAAGCCGGAGTATGCCGAGTTACTGGCCAAGGCTGACTCGATTTTTATTGATGAACTTCATCAAGCCGACCTGTACGACAAGGTCAGCCAAGCCTTTGCAGTCTTTCTTCCGGTGAAATCAGTTGGCGTTGTTGGTGATGCCCGTGCGTACGAATGGGTGATTGCACTGCGCGCGGTTGAGACCGTTGATTTTATGACGGCACACTGGGCACCACTGCCGTATGACTTCCTGAGTACCGTCTCCAACCGCATCATCAATGAACTACGCGGCGTGTCCCGCGTTGTCTACGATATTTCCGGAAAACCGCCAGCCACGATTGAGTGGGAGTGAAATCGTGTCCCTTCTTGCTTAAAGTCCCTTCTTGCTTAAAAAAGAATCAAGACAGCACATGCACATCGTTAACGCACAGGTGCCTTACGCTGAGCGGTGCATTTTCATTGAGGGTGGTACTGCTGTCATATTGCCGTTTCTCAATGTCGCCAAAGGCACTGACAAAAACACTTCTTGCTACGAACTCTTCCTGGATACGAACGCGCTGACCAATGTGCAGTGGTTCGCGCAGTTGCCCGAATACATTCGAACGCGCAGTGTCATCAATCCTTGGTTTGCATTGCAGGAACAGTGGCTCTCTAACCCGGAATTTAGAGCATCGCCTACGAATCGCATTGAGGCGATGATTCAAAAGTTGGCAAAGTTAGGGATGAGATTCCGCGAGCAGTATGCACAGCAGCAGGTGCGCTTGCTGCGTAACAACGATGCAGTACTACGCCGCCATTGCAGCATCGTTGTTTGCTACGTCGTGATAATGAAGTCGCTGCTGACGCAACAGCTCCCTGCGGAGCAGCTGTTGCAGCATCTTGAGCACATCGTGCAGCAGGACATCCCAAGATCCCCAGCGCTCATCACGTTGACAGCGTTGGGGACGTTGTTGAAGGGCCACCAGTCGCTCAAGTTCACTGATGATCCCAAGCCTGCTTTCTCTTACCTAGAGTCGTTTCTCGCTTTCCAGCCAGGGCGGAAGGACGAGACTGATCATATGAATGTCCCCTATTTACGAAACCGCGCGTTCGATCTCAATTTATGGCTCACCCTACCCGTATTGCGCCAACACGGCTATCGCTTTGAGGGGGTACCGGCGATTGTGACTGGGGATCGCGTATTGCATCGCTTGATTCTTCGGGTCATTCCGCCTTTTGGGCACAAGAAACCAATCATGGCTTTCGGACTTTTAGAAGAGGGGCTGCCGAGGTGTTTATGGGAAAGAGTCAGAGCCATCAGTGGCTCCGTTCAGGTCCGTGGCGAGCCGACGCACAAGGAGCATTTGGCACGCATGT encodes:
- the guaA gene encoding glutamine-hydrolyzing GMP synthase, producing MTPNIHHDKILILDFGAQYTQLIARRIREIGVYCEVWPWDHSPEEILSFGAKGIILSGGPESTTSPGAPAAPQHVFDSDLPIFGICYGMQTMAVHLGGATEAADKREFGHASVQVIYPDTLFSGLSDHPSEFRLDVWMSHGDHVSRVPPCFTITAATDRIPIAAMSREDKRWYGVQFHPEVTHTLQGQALLRRFVVDICGCQTLWTSANIIEDQIARVRERVGCDEVILGLSGGVDSSVVAALLHKAIGSQLTCVFVDTGMLRWGEGDQVMAMFAEHMGVNVVRINAASRYFDALQGVYDPEAKRKIIGNLFIQIFEEEASKRKQAKWLAQGTIYPDVIESAGSKTGKAHVIKSHHNVGGLPEQMTLGMVEPLRELFKDEVRRLGVALGLPHAMVYRHPFPGPGLGVRILGEVKPEYAELLAKADSIFIDELHQADLYDKVSQAFAVFLPVKSVGVVGDARAYEWVIALRAVETVDFMTAHWAPLPYDFLSTVSNRIINELRGVSRVVYDISGKPPATIEWE